DNA from Anticarsia gemmatalis isolate Benzon Research Colony breed Stoneville strain chromosome 23, ilAntGemm2 primary, whole genome shotgun sequence:
GGGAGAacacaatgtacagcatagtggttttcaaatagttgtctactgaaatacgtgatagccccgtgaactaaatatattttaataactctTAACTTGTACAGAATGTGTGtgtaacaatttttgtttttgatgggaGTCGTAATATGTTACTTTtggataaatttattaaaaattgggAGTGATTCGGTATTCTGGAAGGTGTTAATGAATGTGTAGATAAacaagtgttttaaaaatatttgtatttttatgtgtgAGTTTATTTACAGAGTATATAGTTACGAGATTTACTTTTCACTGCCAAtggtctttaaatattttatacacatatcGTGGAGTCATCGTCACGAATCGTCATATAAATCAAGCATTGGCAGTAAAAagatagaaaaatgttttagaatgagtgtgtacaattaaaaaataaatatatgtataaatataaaaaatatgcccATAGGTTCCCAACGTTACGTGGACTACTCCCCCCTTCACGAGAAAAAATTCCAGGGTCTTACTTTACGTAGTAGTAacaaaccattttttattttctcttacaTATTGTTTGTCTTTGAACCTTTCTCTACCCTTCCAAAAAGCTCACTATCTCCGTTGGGAACCTATGTTTTACATCGTTTTCAGGAGCGAAAAAATCttcaagtatcaaaatatttcatccAACTATAAATACAAAGTATCAATAATGTATCATATTTGTAGGCTACTATCCTGAACACGATTACGTGCCCAAGTTTGAGTTCAACCCTATGGATTGTACGGATATCGTCATTGGCACGGCTAAGGGCAACTACCATAGAGTACTGGATTACTATACTAGAGATAGGTGAGTAACtgttacttaatataaatataatatatctgtCAGATCAGGGATCGTTTATTAATCTTGATTATGTTGGACCCAGAGAAGTAGAAAATAGTAGAAAACATCTTGTATATCCCCTAAGATCTTTGTGCTAGCTTATTTTATTAGCTCTTAATTCGATTTTTTACCAATTTTTAAGCagataaaacagttttattacacTCAACTGGGGCCATTTCAAAAGTAACTAGTAAAGTAGAAACTACATATTGTCAGTTTATTAGATTCTCCTTCATACTactagtccattgaaatgttacatgagttttacatttcttagaggacgcaattttatttttggaacatgtagggggggtcaatagaagcttaacttgaagtttgtggggtcgccactcttgtcccccggccgccatcttgaagaagggggtggaaacacttttttgctatatctcggaaactatgcgtcttacaataaaattgtcatagcataatttgtagcaaatcattttgcctacaaatatgtctcataactttttgccctaaattaacaattaaagaagttgtAAGCAAAATagtgcattttttaaataataattttctttattgctctataactttttttaacgacaACCACGCAaatcgatctctaaggttaagccacccttgccgaggttgttctgtggatgggtgaccatcttacacatatcgagttcctaagtgttttggaaggcatgttaaattttgggttccggctgtcatttccgaagatctttgacagtagttaacagtagtcagaagcttgaaagtctgacaaccagtcttaacgaagggtatcgttttatatccaaactaactggattgtggaggtcagataggcagtcgcttcatgtaaaacactggcacacattcagctgcatctgatgaggctggaagccgaatccaacattgtttggaaaaaaggctaaactgatatgtatatatacaaaaaaaataccttagaCCAaacttgtagagtatttttcaaGGATTTTTTTCCCTATAAGTTTTTTCAAtgtcattaattagaaactcagtaacagcgctccgaaatagacctGATTCGGAAAgaaattttttgtaaataatatttacttttttgcttataacttcttcaATAGTTATTTTAGGGCAAAAAATTAtgagacatatttgtaggcaaaatgatttgctacaaattatgctttgacaattttattgtaagacgcatagtttccgagatatagcgaaaaaagtgttttcacccctttttccaagatggcggccgggggacaagagtggcaaccccacaaacttcaagttaagcttctattgaccccctctacatgttccaaaaataaaattgcgtcctctaacaaatgcaatattcgaccctcaaattgtaacatttcaatggactatacaCATCGTCACATTCCTATTCTTCTGACGCAatttgtacgtttgtaatggGCTTAGTATAGAACCTTAGAAATTTGAAGCTTTTTACCTTTGCTATTATTCATTGGATTGAGTTGTTCTTATCTATATTAAAACTTCTTTTTGCTATAGAAAGATGGATATTATGAATCATAGCCCAACAAACAATTATGTTAACTAAGATTCAATTCAACAGCAAAGTAAGTAATCAAatgatatttgtatgtataggTCGACTCCACGAGTGGACACGTTCTGGGGTGGGCACGACGACATCACAGCTGCATCAGGATACGAGGAGAATGGAGTCACCACCATCATGTTCAGGAAAAAGATTAAGGTACTTTATCGTGATGACTTTATCATTAACTATATTGCTTCTAGATAAAGTTTTTCGCGACTTTGTCCGTGTGAGATTATTTTTAGGGTTAAatgtgttaattattattttatacccgATGATAATCTAGgctatgtattaatattatttgtgccactattttaaatttattcactGGCTCTTGCTCTATAAAGGTACAAGCAAATccattataaaattttattaagtctgcttttctaaaataacttatttctgAAGAAGTTTTAATCAAAAAGATATAGATCTTACGCGTGCTATGTTAGAATAAgcaaaaaatctacaaaaagattttgtagattttttgcttattcgaatttttttttaatcaaatcttCAGAAAAAGTGAAAATTTATATACCTTAACTTCTCTTTTCTTCAGGCCAAAGAACCGACGGACCACTCCATAGTAGACGACACAATGCACGTCATCTGGGCACGAGGGCAAGAGCCCAAGAAATACGTGCACTCGCCTCCGTCGGGACTCGAACGTGGGACCGCATCTACGGGCGACTTCTACAGGCAGGATGAGCTCAAGTACCACGGTCATGGACACCAGAGAGGTGTCGCTAGTATTAACTTCTTCGGTGAGTGATTGTTGAGAACtattctgaaatgttttttcaTTAGCTAATTTGGTATATTCCCTCAGCATTAGTAGTCAATTATTaagttgataatattatattcctaGCATTAGTAGTCCATACAAAAGTTAAATTTAGGTTTACGTTTTTTCAGAGCacgcaatttattttatgtgtagtAGTGTGAGTAGAAGCCTAAGTTCAAGTTTGGGTTACCTTAACCTTACCTTACCTTAACCTTGTCCTCCAGCCGCCACTTTGGAAAAAAGGCGTCGTCCTCTGAATAACGCAAGCGAAAGcctaaaaaatgtaacatttctaTGGACTATAGGTGTTACAGAAAAAGGTCTCATTAAAAGACGTTTagaaggatcgtagcaagtggcattTTCTTATCTTTATCTAACTCTAtgtgaaaaaggcgtgattttatgtatgtactagcttGTCCTCGCGACTTCGACCGTGTGGATTGATTTAGGACAgaaatttcatacaaactttcaatttctattttatccccttaagaagaattgattaaaatcctttctacgtgaatgcctacgtcataagATCTAGGCAGGTAGTTAGACAAATTTCAGGCCGATCCGTCCAGCgatttgggctgtgcgttgatagatcactatgtcagtcagtcagtcagtcattggTTACTTTACTATTACTTTTTCATCAACAGAAGAAACAAAGGTATCGATATCAGGTGGTATTCACCCCCTACCAGACAAGTGTGGGGGTCAATGGCGTCTGCCAGCCGACTGCGACCCCACCGGGAAGACCAACATCACGTGCCAATACGTCGCCTCCTGGGAGTACCTCGGCCTCAAGAGGGGGAAGGACTCCGTACGTTTCACCATCACTACCACTCAGAGCAAGTACTGGACCGGCATCGGATTTAGCGATAACAAGAAAATGGTAAGTTTTCTTTGATTCTTTGTGGTGGTGGGTtcgaaatattaggtcggggagaaagtcttttcgcataatagtatatatgaacttgtaataaaatctctttggcttcaagaatcacgaatgagtacacggttcattaggtttccttcagtgagctcgtgaggtacccatatatcgagcttttttgtgtagagaaaatattttattacaagttcatacatactataatgcgaaaagactttttccctgaccttaTAATAGGAATGATGACGAAAATTACTgaagactattttttttttattttgtataaagaaacATTACAGTTAGTCTTAATTGCAAGTAAACTTGCCAAACTTTGATGGCGAGAAGCGCACTTTTACAACAATAAGAACGTaacaataaactataaaaaatatcagactcgtatttttactatataaatttaatatataaatatataaaattattttagctttGACATGGGTGAACGATTTTCTTTGTTACTTGTGTTTGCCTGTAAGTCAATGAGCAACACTGATAATGTGTCATATGTTGGCAATCCTActgagtaaaataaataaataggtggCTTTCgattaaatatagtaaataattaacTCTACAATAAAGAATTGCAAATTGCAAATTGGAACTGTTTGATTACTTGTTaagattaattatataattttgtaattcagTCATCAtccctattattatttaacaataggAATTGGGATAGATGTTATTTGTACATTTTCTGTGGGATGCTTATTTTATGTGGGTGGTGgaattgttgctaatattaGTATACTACCAAATAGCACTCATTTCCATTTGTTGTGACAAAGCAAGGTGCTCTTATTATCGGGCTATTAAAGGATCCATGACATTAGTATACGGAATATGGGTCATAAAACTTCGTGCTTTTCAAAGCACGTAAAGCTTCAGTACGTCGCCGGACCTTTTGTGATGGCATTCCGTTTTACGCCTTGCAAGTCACCTGAAAGAGAGAATTCAACTGTTCAATCTTGAACTTGACCAATATAACCTGAACCTCTCCAGCTGAGCTTAGAAGCTCATGCTTGGAGTTGGGTGCTAATCAGTAAGTTCACTTTTGATTGCCATTTTATTTCCACTGTCCGCTGTAGGCCGAAGTTGGTAGGATTTTATAActgtagaaatatttatagaatttggACTGTAAGGATCGAGGATCCGACAGTCGACGTGGGCAGCGGTCAGGAGGGGTGAGCGATAACCTCATCCGAACACGACGTGCGCCGGCCCCGCTCGGTTTCCGAATACAGCCAGCATTCCATTCACGCCCGTCATCTGCTATTCGTACTCCACTACCGGGCGCCTACCGCATCCGACCGCCGAGCGCTAGCAAGACACACTTTAAACGCCTTAGCAAGACGCCTCTACCGGGTTCTATGAGGACATCCCCGCTAGGCTCTATCAAGCCATCCCCGCTGGGCTCTATCAAGCCATCCCCGCTGGGCTCTATCAAGCCATCCCCGCTGGGCTCTATCAAGCCATCCCCGCTGGGCTCTATCAAGCCATCCCCGCTGGCCTCTATCAAGCCATCCCCGCTGGGCTCTATCAAGCCATCCCCGCTAGGCTCTATCAGGACCCCCCCGCCAGGATCTATCAAGACACCTCCGCCGGGCTCTATCAGAACACCCCCGCCAGGATCTACCAAGACACCTCCACCGGGGTCTATCAGGATACCCCCGCCGGGCCCTATGAGGATACCCCCGCCGGGCCCTATCAAGACACCCCTGCCAGTATCCACCAAGACTCCTCCTCCGGGCACTATCAAAAAACCCTCGCCGATTATGATCAAAACGTCTGCACCCGGTGCTATAAAGGCACCTCCGGGTATTATCAGAACACCTGAACCTTCTATGAAAACCCCTGTGCCGGGGTCTATCAAAACACCTCTCCCAGGTGCTACAAAGACGCAACCATCTGAAGGCAAAATCCAAATCAGACTGCCACCAGGCAAGGGCCAAATGACTCCGTCCCCAACTAAAACCCTGATCCTACCGCCGGAAAAAACCCGAAACCCATTATCGGTCTCTAATAAGACACCACTACAGCGTTCCAAGCAGAACCCGATGGGTGATAGCCGACCAACAAAGACCAATGAACAAACTGTATCTTCAAAAACTAATGATCAGTCAAACCCCGGAGGCAAAACTGTAAAGACTCAGACGACTTCATCAAATACCAATGGTCAAACTGTTCCATCAAAGAGCAATGATGAAACCGTCTCATCAAAAACTTATGATCCAACAGCTATGAAAAAGACTGAGGACAAAACTTTAAAGTCACAGACGGCTTCATCAAAGATAAATGATGAAACTGCAGCATCAAAGCACAATGATCAAACCATTTCATCAAAAACTAATGATCAAACAGCTTTGACAAAGACTGAGGACAAAACTTTAAAGTCACAGACGCCTTCATCAAAGATAAATGATGAAACTGCAGCATCAAGGAACAATGATCAAACAGCTATGACAAAGACTGAGGACAAAACTTTAAAGACTCAGACGGCTTCATTAAATACCAATGATCAAACTGTATCATCAAAAAGCAATGTTCAAACCGTTTCATCAAAAACTAGTGATCAAACAGCTATGACAAAGACTGAGGACAAAACTTTAAAGTCACAGACGGCTTCATCAAAGATAAATGATCAAACTGTATCATCCAAGAGCAATGATCAAATCGTTTCATCAAAAACGAATGATCAAACCGCTATGACCAAGACCGAGGACAAAACTTCAAAGACTCAGACGGCTTCATCAAAGATAAATGATCAAACTGTTTCAAATGATCAAACAGCTATGACAAAGACCGAAGACAAGACTTTAAAGACTCAGACTGCTACATCAATAACCAATGGTCACACTGTTTCATCAAAGAGTAGTGATCACACTGTATCATCAAAGAACATTGATCAAATCGCATCAACAAAGACGAATGAACAGACAGCTCCGTCTATGACCAATAGTCAGACGGCTTCATCAAAGGCCAAAGATCAAATCGATATATCAAAATCGAATGATCAACAGCCAAAGACTGAAGACAAGACTTTAAAGACTCAGACAGTTACATTAAAGCCCAATGATCAAACTGTTCCATCAAAGAGCAATGAACAAACAGTTTTATCAAAAACGAATGATCAAACTTCATCAACAAAGACGGATGAACAGTCAGTTCCGTCCATGACCAATAGTCAGATTACTTCATCAAAAACTAATGACCAATCCGTTTCCTTAAAGACTACTAACGATCAAACTGCACCATCAAAAACTTATGATCAAATTTCTTCAACAAACAAGGCAACAGACAAATCTTTAATGTCTTTGCCAAAGAACAGTCTACCCAATACGAACTCTGTTTCATCACAGATTGGAGATATAGGGCCTAGTGGCACAATTGGTGGACAGGCATTAGGGACGAGTGGTACACAGGAAAATGTTCCACAAGATACTGAGACGGAGGGAGATGAGGAGAGTTCAAAAGAGATGAACTCGAAACAGGATTCGAAGACCTCAAGTGTGAATTTAACGCCAATGTGGAGGAAAGTGCTTGCTCCTTTGCCGGGTGAAACCCTGACTCCGGCAGAAGCTGCGTGATAAACAGATTAATGAAGAAGTCGGTATCATAAATAAGCAATGCTATTTTCGAAGATGTTACTTAATAAACCcctaaaaattaatgtttttcaatGCATAACTGATATTTAATTGCGAATTCAGATCATTGATATTCAATTAAATTCTGATTGTTGGATCTCAGATAACAGTATTGCTCATTTTAGAGCTTTTAATGGCCCATCTTACAATTGAACATTATTATGACTTTATCGCAAATTAAATGGATTTCGCGTATCTcgaaaatcaactttattatatttttgatctGCAATTTCTTGTAACGAACTGATCTTTGTGTCATCGGTTTTAGCAATGAATTGTTGTGTGACTAAACCTCATATAGCCATTATCTTGCCATGGACGTGCCATAATCTTTATTATAtgcatttattatgttaaaatatgtgtagtgttagtcaaattgttttgtatttgtgCTCTTCAATAACAGTAATTATTTCagaatttattgaattaaatatattagtacactttatttaaaccaatttgttttaatcatagttatgtataaaatgttaagTGAATTAGTGAATTATATAGCAATCCCTCAAATATTGACTGGTTTTAATGTCTAATGATTCTGtttcatcattattttcatGCTGAGTTGTGCATCGTACATTTTTGTATGAGCCAAAGTTGACGAAATGGTGACCCCGGCGTAAACGTaggtataaaacaattaataaatacatacaacagcttaataaacataaaaaaatatattaaaaataatgtgctTACTATCTGTGGTTAATTTCTGCTTTTAGGCTTACCTGTGTAATTTTTGCATTGCAAATCATGACTActataatttatctatacttccatactaatattataaatgcgaaagtaactctgtctgtctgtctgtctgctactcaatcacgcctaaactactgaaccaatttgcatgaaatttggtatggagatactttggtacctgagaaaggacataggctatatatcatcacgctatgaccaaaaggagcagagtaccagtaaaaaatgtaacaaaaacggggaaaaattttacccattctctcttattgcgggtcagctagttctaaatatgtgtaaataaaGATAGTGCCTTTTATTCTTAGACCCGTAGATTCCGTAAATAATTGAACATATAAAGAACGACCCACACAGCTGCACgtgtaaaataatgaaaatgctACGATTTCTCAAAAAAAGTGTAGATTTCAAATGGTACTGTTGTTTGAAAACCTATTCATTACcgaaattaataatgttattattgttaactAGTTCAAAAATAGTGTTAACTCGCAAGTGcccttttattattatttactgcacgcttggcgtagtggttaaagtggtcacctcgccgcaataaccgtagcgccacgtgtggtgtgtccgaatcccacccgggacaaatatttgtgtgatgagcacgagtatttgttctgagcctggttgttaatttatctatataagtatgtattttgaagtatttaagtatgtttatcagttgtctggttaccatagtacaagctttgctttgtttggaatcagatgaccgtgtgtgagttgtccaaaaatatttagtatttattattatttatttattcactttttACTATTGATTGATAACTTAACAATAATTCACTTGTGGTTTTGCTTGCTTATGTCTCCTTTTCACGTTATGGTAATTACTAATCTAAATAACCTTTCTTCCTAGCCTAAAGCTAAACTAACCTTACATTAGTAAGATTCGATCTACTTGTcctaatttttatatttgtgcaTGTTCAAATCGTTTTATAATTCTTATATTAATTGTATGAATGTAAACAATAGGGATGatgactattatttattttttaggctGTCTGAagctaaatatattaaacagtCTTGTATTTTTGACATCGCATTAATTTCACGCTTTTATTTTAGTACGTTATAGCTTTGAAGGACCTATCACATAATACAATTAACCCCCATTTCAAGACCTGAAAGTGGTTTATACAAGtcaccttttatttatttgaaacgccaaaaaatatgtgtgtaattattttttattacctattttaCCAACTAATTAAAATCTCATTTTTTATTCcatattattggtattttcagattttacattttataacaattagtCATCATCCCTATTACCGCTTATAACTATGACCTGTTATTGCTGTAacctataataaaaacataagcaATAAACCATATTCGTTTGTCCAGTCTCAATCAGACGCAGTTATCGGCTGGGTGGACACGCGCACCAACCGTCCCTTCATCATGGACACCTGGGTGTCAGGCTACTCCGCGCCGAGGGTCGATCAGCGCCAGGACTTGAGCAAGGAGGCAGGCAGTCTGATTGATGGAGTCACCACGCTCAGCTTTGTGAGGAAGAGGGATACTGGCGATCAGAAGGTATGATgtgttttttcttcttatcttGTGCTTATCTCAcattcacccccggtttctgagtacatttttttgtatgagctttaacgctattgaatagataaactgccgctaaatgttccACAGAAACAGGGGGTAAGTGGAATCTACAAAGTAtgttttctttctcaaaaaAAGGCCGTTAAGGTATGTATTTGGCTGATGTTTTAATTTCCGACGGCCTGCCTGACTGTCTGACGTCAATCCGCCTTGGGAAAAGtatgatttgttttttgtagTCGGATATGGGATAGACTGTAGGTATtttactaatatcataaattttaatgcaaataaTAGACtatttggatgtttgttactcaatcacacgaATTGAATGGATTATGTTGAAATTTTGGTACACAGATCGTTTATAACCTTAGCTACCACTGAGAGAAACTGAACTTTAttttcatgcggacgaagtctCGGGCCGAATCTAGTACTTACTTCATACAAACCAATAATAGTTATATAGTTTTCAATACAATATCTTCTATTTGTTCCAGGACTTACCGTTCACAGACACCCAGTGTCTGTACATGATGTTCATCACGCAGGGTGGCGGGTTCGACCCCGTGAACAAACGCACCAGCAAGCACATGACCACGCCCATCGTTACTGACGAGAGGGTCTGCATCAAACCTTGTGGACCTGGTGAGCGCAAAccttaaatgttttaaattgtagtAATAAACTTAATTTCAAGTGAAATGTACTTTTCGTCCAATACCTAAATGTTATTCATTATTTccaatcattattttatctaGCTTTGTTTTACTCTTTTGATGCACTTTTTATTTCTATGCAGACTATCTAGTTAACTTTTACATTAACCGTAATATAACGGatttttacactaaaatataaacCGCTAAAAATGTTACAACTTACAATGCTATTGTTGAAGTTCATGCAATTAATTCCTTCTCCTAGAGAGAAATACTAAAGAGTTTTAAATTCTTCTTTCAATTATTAAAGACGGAGTTTTCTTTCGTGCTATTCCCTTTTCCTAGAGTTTCCTACCTAGAACATCACTTTACATTACCTAATACACACACAATCATAAAACCACACACATTTCCTCAGAACCCACAGAAGAAGAAATAACAACGGAACCGATCCTCCCCGGACAAACATCTTACACCATGTTCATTCGCATCACGGGCCTGGCGGACAGCTTCAAGCCGCCCGCGCCTGGCTCCAAGGAGTACGACGAGCTGAGCGCGCAGGTCGTTGACAACATCGCCGGAGAGATCAGCAGGAATAAGGGATACCATGGACTTATTGTTAATGGCTTTATGCAGTAAGTATATAtgtttaacatacatacatatcacgtctttttccagGTGTAGGTAAAGACCAAAGAAGgtcacttgatacgatcctttcatacttcctttgcctcactcacatccatacattttgtcatacaggaccaccggttacgaaTACTATGcgcttgatatttttatatttgtttaaattaattcattacCGCCCCATTGCTGAGTACGTGGGACGGATGCAgttaatattctaatttataattagacgataaaaaattatataaaaaaatataatttgttctaATGGTGAGATGTAACATCGTGATAAAATGTTTCCAGACTgaggttttttaaaaataagagaGATGTTTCTGCGCAAACATTTCTCTCATTCTGGGAATATACCCTTACTAGCACTTACCAGTGGGAACTCTCATAAAAATCCTTCGcataaatatattgtgtttgcaagaaaatattactgtaaaatacTGGTGAGCTGCATCAGGTGTGACTGGAAGCCGAAgagaaaggttaggctgataACGCAAGAAAATCTTactaaatatatcaataattgTCCACAGGAACGAAACTAAAGCAATAATAGCGGAACTGACCCTCAAGTCCATAGAATCCAACACAATAGAAGGGTCCACTGGTAGAGCACTAGACTCTACACCGGCTAACTCTACGGAAGACAAAGAGAGTGGGGCGGAGAGATGGGAGAAAGTGGTGAAAGATACTCTGGCGCAGGGGAAAGTGGGCAATCTTAATGTTGATCCTGAATTCTTGGTGTTTGAGCCGCAGAGCCGTGAGTAatgtttatagatatattttttgtgatttgcttgacgtttcggcgcctCTTCTTattttatggttagtggtcaacctagtgtcaaagttgttcaagccgcccgaaggcctttgacgtggcttaacgactgttatcttaattgagaacaaccgggaccgactttttacctgccctccgaagcacggagacgtccagttcaaataccactatgcggtcacccatctatggaatgaccgcgccaaggtttgcttaacccacagatcgtttaccgaccggtgagcgcaactggctacgggcgaaTCGTTTCGGCGctgaattaaaatgtataatctAGTTCCTATAGGATATTAAATACTGAAATGCGAagagttttaaacataaatgtgtGATctagtttttaaagaataattattaataattaatttaatactaaaacgcggagagattttttattgttgtacagaaaaaataactattcacgtgcttttaaactattttatctgttatgtttttttaatggatCGAGTATCCtatatacaacgtgccgctacaaggcttatttccttcaacgtatgagTAGGGTTAGGGGTGAATAATCATggaacaaacaa
Protein-coding regions in this window:
- the LOC142983204 gene encoding uncharacterized protein LOC142983204, giving the protein MRTSPLGSIKPSPLGSIKPSPLGSIKPSPLGSIKPSPLGSIKPSPLASIKPSPLGSIKPSPLGSIRTPPPGSIKTPPPGSIRTPPPGSTKTPPPGSIRIPPPGPMRIPPPGPIKTPLPVSTKTPPPGTIKKPSPIMIKTSAPGAIKAPPGIIRTPEPSMKTPVPGSIKTPLPGATKTQPSEGKIQIRLPPGKGQMTPSPTKTLILPPEKTRNPLSVSNKTPLQRSKQNPMGDSRPTKTNEQTVSSKTNDQSNPGGKTVKTQTTSSNTNGQTVPSKSNDETVSSKTYDPTAMKKTEDKTLKSQTASSKINDETAASKHNDQTISSKTNDQTALTKTEDKTLKSQTPSSKINDETAASRNNDQTAMTKTEDKTLKTQTASLNTNDQTVSSKSNVQTVSSKTSDQTAMTKTEDKTLKSQTASSKINDQTVSSKSNDQIVSSKTNDQTAMTKTEDKTSKTQTASSKINDQTVSNDQTAMTKTEDKTLKTQTATSITNGHTVSSKSSDHTVSSKNIDQIASTKTNEQTAPSMTNSQTASSKAKDQIDISKSNDQQPKTEDKTLKTQTVTLKPNDQTVPSKSNEQTVLSKTNDQTSSTKTDEQSVPSMTNSQITSSKTNDQSVSLKTTNDQTAPSKTYDQISSTNKATDKSLMSLPKNSLPNTNSVSSQIGDIGPSGTIGGQALGTSGTQENVPQDTETEGDEESSKEMNSKQDSKTSSVNLTPMWRKVLAPLPGETLTPAEAA